One window from the genome of Mycolicibacterium gadium encodes:
- a CDS encoding MlaD family protein, whose amino-acid sequence MAGLSAIAARLRSPPGVATATAVVVAVVVAAVMGAKIVTPAVSNTRAMCAEFTDAVGLYPGNKVALLGIEIGSTSSIVNKPDHVEVQFTVPADLDLPADVGAVTYSQSIVTDRHIELTKAYTGGPKFTGPGCIKLNSTKTPVSISETFSAVGNLADAIIGSEPGQDPFNAPGVQAINDSLSAASRSLEGTGPGLNQTMRNLVTMLADPYQADADYRQLFENSEILTSDFLHNWDSFASVIRALPVTTQLIEGLSENFGAGLAHLSHLLPILVDAMNRFGPRMYDTAGSQVAWLRDLLNDHSPAILAMIKSWPQFSNWFADVYEPAWGTHNVTYLPPQVSIAPTQAGAICQALTQRNIPGVASACASGNASDPITLGLTDLVLGAAFG is encoded by the coding sequence ATGGCCGGGCTGTCCGCAATAGCCGCGCGGTTGCGTTCCCCACCTGGTGTCGCGACGGCAACGGCCGTCGTGGTCGCCGTCGTGGTGGCGGCAGTCATGGGCGCCAAGATCGTGACGCCCGCGGTCAGCAACACTCGGGCCATGTGCGCTGAATTCACCGACGCGGTGGGCCTTTACCCCGGCAACAAGGTGGCGCTGCTCGGCATCGAAATCGGCTCCACGAGCTCCATTGTCAACAAACCCGACCACGTCGAAGTCCAGTTCACTGTGCCCGCCGATCTCGATCTGCCCGCCGACGTCGGCGCGGTCACCTACTCGCAATCGATCGTTACCGACCGCCATATCGAGCTGACCAAGGCCTACACCGGTGGGCCCAAGTTCACCGGGCCTGGGTGCATCAAGCTGAATTCCACCAAGACCCCGGTGAGCATCAGCGAAACCTTCTCTGCCGTAGGTAACCTCGCCGACGCGATCATCGGATCCGAGCCCGGCCAGGACCCGTTCAACGCACCAGGCGTGCAAGCCATCAATGACAGCCTGAGCGCGGCCAGCCGCTCTCTGGAGGGCACCGGCCCCGGTCTCAACCAGACGATGCGCAATCTGGTCACCATGCTCGCCGACCCGTACCAGGCCGACGCCGACTACCGGCAGCTGTTCGAGAACAGCGAGATCCTCACCTCGGATTTCCTCCACAACTGGGACAGCTTCGCGTCGGTCATCCGAGCGCTCCCCGTGACCACCCAATTGATCGAGGGCCTGTCGGAGAATTTCGGTGCCGGCCTGGCCCATCTCTCGCACCTGCTGCCGATCCTGGTCGATGCCATGAACCGGTTCGGCCCGCGGATGTATGACACCGCCGGCTCGCAGGTCGCTTGGCTGCGGGACCTGCTGAACGACCACAGCCCCGCGATCCTCGCCATGATCAAGTCGTGGCCGCAGTTCAGCAACTGGTTTGCCGATGTCTACGAGCCGGCGTGGGGTACCCACAACGTCACCTACCTTCCACCCCAGGTGTCCATCGCCCCCACACAAGCGGGCGCGATCTGCCAGGCGCTGACGCAACGGAACATCCCCGGTGTCGCATCGGCATGTGCATCGGGCAACGCATCCGATCCCATCACCCTTGGTCTCACCGATCTCGTCCTGGGAGCCGCGTTCGGATGA
- a CDS encoding MlaD family protein gives MTFGNRLSALRARLGGRGVLDERAVAVRSRRHGIIGVLIIVVSVAVTAMAYLNPTGHTSYTAHMANSAGVRVDDQVRIAGIPVGKVTSVRLDGALVEMKFDVESSVPVGSDSTLDVKLLTPLGGHYVSLDPKGPFPLGRNAIPSSRVTLPFEINDIIQAATPVIREVDGEVIHDTFTEVANAANNYPDAVRNLISSASSLTTSMSASTVDFHRGLDFVNNGLRAMVANRAQLITLVEQFDTLGRMYTSRAVEIVEFFGLLKELARILDRIAVFYGREVAPIAEGLEDITDTLSAHPERWGMALDALGQTLNIVVPMLSGNGVVFDQSDRRLAPGQDLCLPNIMRHC, from the coding sequence ATGACGTTCGGCAACCGACTCTCCGCCTTGCGCGCGAGGCTGGGCGGGCGCGGTGTGCTCGATGAGCGCGCGGTCGCCGTCCGCAGTCGCCGGCACGGCATCATCGGCGTGCTTATCATCGTGGTGTCGGTCGCCGTCACCGCGATGGCCTATCTCAACCCGACGGGTCACACCAGCTATACCGCGCACATGGCGAACTCGGCCGGGGTTCGCGTCGACGATCAGGTACGCATCGCCGGCATTCCGGTCGGCAAGGTCACCAGCGTGCGCCTCGACGGTGCGCTTGTCGAGATGAAATTCGATGTCGAGAGTTCGGTACCGGTCGGTTCGGATTCCACCCTGGACGTCAAACTGCTCACCCCGCTCGGTGGCCACTATGTTTCGCTCGACCCGAAGGGGCCTTTTCCGCTGGGGCGTAACGCCATTCCGTCAAGCCGCGTCACGTTGCCATTCGAGATCAACGACATCATTCAGGCGGCGACACCGGTGATCCGAGAGGTCGACGGCGAAGTCATCCACGATACCTTCACGGAGGTCGCCAACGCGGCCAACAACTATCCCGACGCGGTGCGCAACCTCATCTCGTCGGCGAGTTCATTGACCACATCGATGAGCGCGTCCACCGTCGACTTTCACCGCGGTCTAGACTTCGTCAACAACGGACTGCGGGCGATGGTCGCCAACCGTGCGCAGCTCATCACGCTGGTCGAGCAGTTCGACACCCTCGGGCGGATGTACACCTCGAGAGCCGTCGAGATTGTCGAGTTCTTCGGCCTGCTCAAGGAATTGGCCCGTATCCTCGACCGCATCGCGGTGTTCTACGGCCGAGAGGTCGCGCCTATCGCCGAGGGGCTGGAGGACATCACCGACACCCTTAGCGCCCATCCGGAGCGTTGGGGCATGGCCCTGGACGCCCTGGGGCAGACGCTGAACATCGTCGTGCCGATGCTCAGTGGCAACGGAGTCGTGTTCGACCAGAGCGACCGGCGGCTGGCTCCCGGGCAGGACCTGTGCCTGCCCAACATCATGAGGCACTGTTGA
- a CDS encoding MlaD family protein: MRSVAKSVVWLTIFTTVSVVCTLVVLTALRSPVSGAIARYGAEFSDVSGLYVGDHVRISGVQVGKVEATRLEGRNARVDFTAQADHPLFTNTVAAVRYQTLVGQRYVELVQPAQPDAQLPNSGTIPLGQTIPSFDVAKLFNGFQPIFQTLDPAQFNLLGENLLRLIQGDESGIGPFLHHLDVIAKLAVDRQAVITVMIRNLSAISQDLGGKSQQLFHLIAQLNDVLSRFASVGEQFRATLDTQLPGLRSTVHLLQYTERTFDGTTVPLYDLVSRMWPQTPTIIAGLSLTPSLIQGMRDWLVDARPADPTFFCSNGEVALPGIGEVSFAQQNLVVCR, translated from the coding sequence GTGAGAAGTGTCGCCAAGTCGGTGGTGTGGTTGACCATCTTCACGACGGTTTCGGTGGTTTGTACGCTCGTTGTGCTGACCGCCTTACGCAGCCCGGTCAGCGGGGCGATTGCCCGCTACGGTGCCGAGTTCTCCGACGTGTCAGGACTTTACGTCGGCGACCACGTGCGTATCTCCGGCGTGCAGGTGGGCAAGGTGGAAGCCACCCGGCTCGAAGGGCGAAACGCCAGAGTGGATTTCACCGCACAGGCTGATCACCCGTTGTTCACCAACACCGTTGCCGCCGTGCGCTATCAGACTCTGGTCGGCCAACGCTATGTGGAGCTCGTGCAACCGGCCCAACCCGATGCTCAACTGCCCAACAGCGGCACGATTCCGCTGGGACAGACGATTCCGTCATTCGATGTCGCCAAGCTGTTCAACGGCTTTCAGCCGATATTCCAGACCCTTGATCCCGCTCAGTTCAATCTCTTGGGCGAGAATCTGCTGCGGTTGATTCAAGGTGACGAATCTGGCATCGGCCCGTTTCTCCATCACCTCGACGTCATCGCCAAGTTGGCGGTGGACCGCCAGGCGGTCATCACCGTCATGATCCGCAACCTCAGTGCGATCTCCCAAGACCTGGGCGGCAAATCACAGCAGCTGTTCCACCTCATCGCCCAGCTCAACGACGTGCTGTCCAGGTTCGCGTCCGTGGGTGAGCAATTCCGTGCCACTCTCGACACTCAGCTGCCCGGGCTGCGCAGCACCGTCCATCTCCTGCAATACACCGAGCGCACCTTCGATGGGACGACGGTTCCGCTCTACGACCTCGTCAGCCGAATGTGGCCGCAGACCCCGACGATCATCGCGGGGCTGTCGTTGACGCCCTCCCTGATCCAGGGAATGCGGGACTGGCTGGTGGACGCCCGACCAGCTGACCCGACGTTCTTCTGCTCGAACGGAGAAGTCGCCTTGCCGGGAATCGGCGAAGTGTCGTTCGCACAACAGAACTTGGTGGTGTGCCGGTGA
- a CDS encoding MlaD family protein yields the protein MPPSFSQPVSSDQGVRALGSRSLRIRGLIAAVILGVAGTVLYHVSTGGLADTFKLTVLADTLGEGLAPGAEVKFRGLTIGSVESLQSVGYDKQKITLELEPRQAAALTADTTANFMSSNTFGLAAVELVSSGTGPRLRPNQTLMVDSSVRSASITGLLREGQKFGRIIDSPDVEHIIDVVRRHADLTEPVTRSYFDLIRMLADSQKVPFSQSLSVFASVINGVSDSVPLIGLAYELLNGMEFLAHPDGVERMNMILNQTTELLFTANGILAKNMSWLVPIIDAMMSVSLPLSYFQGSFAPAYDRLSGLLDRTSAAFPIIDGKVRMQIEVTLDTMPGLAAALPLPAPDAMPHGGGR from the coding sequence ATGCCTCCCTCTTTCAGCCAACCAGTGTCATCCGACCAGGGGGTGCGGGCGCTCGGTTCGCGCTCGCTGCGGATCCGAGGCCTCATCGCCGCGGTGATCCTCGGCGTGGCGGGCACAGTGCTCTACCACGTGAGCACCGGCGGCCTCGCCGACACGTTCAAGCTGACCGTGCTGGCCGATACCCTCGGCGAGGGTCTGGCGCCGGGTGCCGAGGTGAAGTTTCGCGGCCTGACCATCGGATCGGTGGAGAGCCTGCAATCCGTCGGATACGACAAGCAGAAGATCACGCTGGAGCTCGAGCCACGCCAAGCGGCCGCCTTGACGGCAGACACGACCGCGAACTTCATGTCATCCAACACGTTCGGTCTCGCAGCCGTCGAATTGGTCAGCAGCGGAACCGGGCCACGGTTGCGCCCGAACCAGACGCTGATGGTTGACTCCAGCGTGCGGTCGGCCTCCATCACCGGACTGCTGCGCGAAGGCCAGAAATTCGGCCGCATCATCGATTCGCCCGACGTCGAGCACATCATCGATGTGGTGCGTCGACATGCCGACCTGACCGAGCCGGTGACCCGGTCATACTTCGATCTGATCCGAATGCTCGCCGACTCCCAGAAAGTTCCCTTCTCGCAGTCACTTTCGGTGTTCGCCTCGGTGATCAACGGTGTCAGCGACTCGGTGCCACTCATCGGACTGGCATATGAACTGCTCAACGGGATGGAGTTCTTGGCACACCCCGATGGAGTCGAGCGGATGAACATGATCCTGAACCAGACCACAGAACTGCTCTTCACTGCCAACGGGATCCTCGCGAAGAACATGTCGTGGCTCGTCCCGATCATCGACGCGATGATGAGCGTGTCGTTACCGCTCTCGTACTTCCAGGGCAGCTTTGCGCCGGCCTATGACCGGTTGTCCGGCCTGCTGGACCGAACGAGCGCGGCGTTTCCGATCATCGACGGCAAGGTGCGCATGCAAATTGAAGTCACGCTGGACACCATGCCCGGATTGGCGGCGGCCTTGCCGTTACCCGCGCCCGACGCGATGCCGCATGGAGGTGGCCGGTGA
- a CDS encoding MlaE family ABC transporter permease — MATPSRYLPRALRGPRWIVGQGDSLLQHLGHQLSFLTQVLAAVPHTLKHYRHQTGVLLVDVIWGNGSLIVGGGTVGVLVLMGAAVGGAVGIEGYGALDMVGMGPLTGFVSAYANAREMAPMIAGIGFAAQAGCRMTAEIGAMRINEEIDALEALGIRSIPFVVTTRVLAGMLTIVPLYIVTLLLSYASCALVVNGLHGQSSGTYYHYFNSFIQPSDVLFSVLKAAIFVTLIIVIHAYHGYYASGGPEGVGRASGRAIRASIVTVVAVDMVLTLLFWGNSAGIRISG, encoded by the coding sequence ATGGCGACACCCTCACGATATCTTCCGCGCGCCCTGCGGGGCCCGCGGTGGATCGTCGGCCAGGGTGATTCGCTTCTGCAACACCTCGGTCACCAGCTCTCCTTCCTGACCCAGGTGCTCGCCGCGGTACCGCACACCCTGAAGCATTACCGTCACCAAACCGGCGTGTTGTTGGTCGACGTGATCTGGGGCAACGGATCGCTCATCGTTGGTGGGGGCACCGTCGGCGTCCTGGTGCTCATGGGAGCCGCGGTCGGCGGTGCGGTGGGGATAGAAGGGTACGGGGCCCTAGACATGGTGGGCATGGGTCCGCTGACCGGGTTCGTCTCCGCCTATGCGAACGCCCGTGAGATGGCCCCGATGATCGCGGGCATCGGATTCGCCGCGCAGGCGGGGTGCCGGATGACAGCCGAGATCGGTGCGATGCGGATCAACGAAGAAATCGACGCCTTGGAAGCCCTTGGTATCCGGTCGATCCCGTTCGTGGTCACCACCCGCGTGCTCGCAGGCATGCTGACCATCGTTCCGCTGTACATCGTGACCCTGCTGTTGAGCTATGCGTCTTGCGCGCTGGTCGTCAACGGGCTTCACGGACAGTCATCGGGCACCTACTACCACTACTTCAACTCGTTCATCCAGCCGTCCGACGTGCTGTTCTCGGTGCTCAAGGCGGCCATCTTCGTCACGCTGATCATCGTGATCCACGCGTATCACGGCTACTACGCCTCCGGCGGTCCCGAAGGTGTTGGCCGCGCCTCTGGTCGAGCCATCCGGGCCAGCATCGTCACCGTGGTCGCCGTCGACATGGTCTTGACGCTGTTGTTCTGGGGCAACAGCGCCGGAATTCGGATATCGGGGTAG
- a CDS encoding MlaE family ABC transporter permease has translation MTVRVDSASGADAATDIEVNRLPGIDASTTTDGIDASHREKLGSHEDLAAESRGRHIGAMLRKPLRSILRKSDSSLQTLGRFFGLGAHAFGYLIADLFRLRHPWRDTVNQAWFIISVTAIPALLVSVPFGVIVAVQVGSFIQQVGASSVSGAAGGLGVIRQGAPMVAALLLGGAAGSAVATDLGARTIREEVDALRVMGVDPVQRLVTPRLAAMVLVAPVLCSFIIFMGLAAGYAINVGFQGGTPGSYIASFAAFASVGDVVVAALKTWLFGVVVILVACQRGLEAKGGARGVADAVNASVVIGVVAVFILNLIITQGVSMSMPLRMG, from the coding sequence TTGACCGTCAGGGTTGATAGCGCGAGCGGGGCCGACGCCGCGACCGACATCGAAGTCAATCGGCTTCCCGGTATCGACGCGAGTACCACCACCGACGGCATCGACGCCTCCCATCGCGAGAAGCTCGGCTCACACGAAGACCTCGCGGCGGAGTCGAGGGGCCGCCACATCGGCGCGATGCTGCGCAAACCACTGCGGTCCATCCTCAGGAAGTCCGATTCCTCGTTGCAGACCTTGGGCCGCTTCTTCGGCTTGGGAGCCCATGCGTTCGGCTATTTGATCGCCGATTTGTTCCGGTTGCGCCATCCATGGCGGGACACCGTCAACCAGGCCTGGTTCATCATCAGCGTGACGGCGATACCTGCGTTGCTGGTGTCGGTCCCGTTCGGGGTCATCGTGGCCGTGCAGGTCGGCAGCTTCATCCAGCAGGTGGGGGCTTCGTCGGTCTCGGGTGCCGCCGGCGGCCTAGGGGTGATCCGCCAGGGTGCGCCGATGGTGGCCGCCCTGCTGCTCGGTGGTGCGGCCGGATCGGCAGTGGCCACAGACCTCGGCGCCCGCACCATTCGCGAAGAGGTCGACGCACTGCGCGTCATGGGCGTCGACCCGGTGCAGCGGCTGGTCACCCCACGGCTGGCCGCGATGGTGCTCGTCGCACCGGTGCTCTGCTCTTTCATCATCTTCATGGGGCTGGCGGCCGGCTATGCAATCAACGTCGGCTTCCAGGGCGGGACGCCGGGTAGTTACATCGCATCGTTCGCGGCCTTTGCCAGCGTCGGCGATGTCGTGGTCGCCGCACTCAAGACTTGGCTCTTCGGTGTCGTGGTGATCCTGGTCGCCTGCCAGCGAGGTCTGGAGGCCAAGGGCGGTGCACGCGGCGTGGCCGACGCGGTGAACGCGTCGGTCGTCATCGGCGTGGTCGCCGTCTTCATCCTCAACCTGATCATCACTCAGGGAGTGTCGATGTCCATGCCCCTGAGGATGGGTTGA
- the vapC gene encoding type II toxin-antitoxin system VapC family toxin — protein MILIDTSAWIEYLRATGSAAAIEVRRLLSTDADRVVMCEPIAMEILSGAVDDDKYAKLEQLVNGLPSLKIDDSVDYRSAAAIYRAARRTGQTIRSINDCLIAALSIRHGASIIHRDADFEVIAAITGLEAESFR, from the coding sequence ATGATCCTGATCGATACGTCGGCCTGGATCGAATACCTTCGCGCAACCGGGTCGGCCGCCGCGATCGAGGTGCGCCGACTGCTGTCAACCGACGCGGATCGGGTCGTTATGTGCGAGCCCATCGCGATGGAGATATTGTCCGGCGCAGTCGATGACGACAAATACGCCAAGCTCGAGCAGCTTGTGAATGGGCTACCGTCGCTGAAAATCGATGACTCAGTCGACTATCGCAGTGCTGCAGCCATCTACCGGGCGGCCCGACGCACCGGTCAGACAATCCGAAGTATCAATGACTGTTTGATTGCCGCTTTGTCGATTCGCCACGGCGCCAGCATCATTCACCGCGATGCAGACTTTGAGGTCATCGCGGCGATCACAGGTCTTGAGGCCGAGTCATTCCGCTGA
- a CDS encoding type II toxin-antitoxin system VapB family antitoxin translates to MSRTNIDIDDELVAQVMRRYGIPTKKQAVDLALRRLVGVPLSREFLLSLEGVGWDADLDDIRRERPSEF, encoded by the coding sequence ATGTCGCGCACGAATATCGATATTGATGACGAGCTCGTCGCTCAGGTGATGCGAAGATACGGGATTCCCACCAAGAAGCAGGCCGTCGACCTGGCTCTACGGCGGCTGGTTGGCGTCCCGTTGAGTCGGGAGTTTCTGCTAAGTCTGGAAGGCGTCGGATGGGACGCCGACCTTGACGACATTCGGCGAGAGCGACCCAGCGAATTCTGA
- a CDS encoding glycine betaine ABC transporter substrate-binding protein encodes MATPVGTWSKVVVAIGCIVVVGGCGLRSASGAVLEARPGIIQHYDSLEGVQITVAAKDFTEQLILGNMLSTILSTAGADVTNLTNTPGSFGVRQAMLNGDANISPEYTGTGWINYLGNEQPIKGETAQWQAVNEADQTNGLTWLPPAPMNNTYAFAIREDAAERLGVTQLSDLRKLDRSELTFCVESEFANRNDGFVPMLQTYGLTRADLGRVTTLDTGVIYTATANGDCNFGEVFTTDGRIPALNLRVLEDDKEFFPLYNLTEVVNTDLLDAHPELEEIFAQLNPRLTNDAMLALNAKVDNDGEDPALVARDWLIEQGLVS; translated from the coding sequence ATGGCGACACCCGTCGGCACTTGGTCCAAGGTCGTCGTCGCCATTGGCTGCATCGTTGTCGTCGGCGGGTGTGGATTGCGATCGGCCAGCGGGGCGGTACTGGAAGCCCGCCCCGGGATCATTCAACATTACGATTCGCTCGAAGGCGTGCAGATCACCGTTGCAGCCAAAGACTTCACCGAGCAACTGATTCTGGGCAATATGCTCTCGACCATCCTGAGTACCGCGGGGGCCGACGTCACCAACCTGACCAATACACCCGGCAGCTTCGGTGTGCGCCAAGCCATGCTCAATGGCGACGCGAACATCTCGCCCGAGTACACCGGAACGGGGTGGATCAATTACCTGGGCAACGAGCAGCCGATCAAGGGCGAGACCGCTCAGTGGCAGGCGGTCAACGAGGCCGATCAGACCAACGGGTTGACCTGGCTTCCGCCGGCTCCGATGAACAACACGTATGCGTTTGCGATCCGTGAAGACGCCGCAGAACGGCTGGGGGTCACCCAGCTCTCCGATCTGAGGAAGCTCGACCGGTCTGAGCTGACGTTCTGCGTGGAAAGCGAATTCGCGAATCGCAATGACGGTTTTGTGCCGATGCTGCAGACCTATGGACTGACACGCGCCGACCTGGGGCGCGTCACGACACTCGATACCGGCGTCATCTATACCGCGACAGCCAACGGCGACTGCAATTTCGGCGAGGTTTTCACGACCGACGGCCGCATTCCGGCGCTGAACCTGCGGGTACTCGAGGATGACAAAGAGTTCTTCCCGCTCTACAACCTCACCGAGGTCGTAAATACCGACCTGCTCGACGCGCACCCCGAGCTGGAAGAGATCTTCGCCCAGCTCAATCCGAGACTCACGAACGACGCGATGCTCGCGTTGAACGCCAAAGTCGACAATGACGGCGAGGATCCTGCGCTGGTGGCGCGTGACTGGCTGATCGAACAGGGCCTGGTGTCGTAG
- a CDS encoding ABC transporter permease, which translates to MTDTESGSRTAKDRRRSLARWVIQPLACVVAVVGSLVYVNVTDVSDSERRSLGVSNLVTLLREHMTISLAATVLTCLIAIPIGIVLTRGGMRRYSKPIITVAGFGQAAPAIGLIALGAVLFGIGQVGAVVALTVYGALPIIANTVTGLDGVDPRLVEAAHGMGMSSFSTLLRVELPLALPVIVAGVRTALVLIVGTAALASFTGGGGLGQLITTGIKLQQNVTLVVGAILVAALALFIDWLARVVEIVAAPKGL; encoded by the coding sequence ATCACCGATACCGAAAGTGGTTCGCGGACAGCGAAAGACCGTCGCCGAAGTCTCGCGCGCTGGGTGATCCAGCCGCTCGCATGTGTCGTCGCCGTCGTCGGCTCGCTGGTCTATGTCAACGTCACCGATGTGTCCGATTCGGAGCGCCGATCGCTGGGTGTCTCGAACCTGGTGACATTGCTGCGCGAGCACATGACGATCAGCCTTGCGGCAACGGTACTCACGTGCCTGATAGCCATCCCGATCGGTATCGTGCTGACCCGAGGGGGTATGCGCCGTTATTCCAAGCCGATCATCACCGTCGCGGGTTTCGGGCAGGCCGCGCCGGCGATCGGGTTGATCGCGCTTGGGGCGGTGCTCTTCGGTATCGGGCAGGTCGGCGCCGTCGTCGCATTGACGGTCTACGGCGCACTGCCGATCATCGCCAACACAGTGACCGGCCTGGATGGTGTGGATCCCCGTCTCGTCGAAGCCGCCCATGGCATGGGCATGTCTTCGTTCTCCACGCTGCTCCGCGTCGAGTTGCCCTTGGCGCTGCCCGTGATCGTGGCCGGCGTGCGAACGGCGTTGGTACTCATCGTCGGCACCGCCGCCCTCGCGTCGTTCACGGGCGGCGGCGGCTTGGGGCAGCTGATCACGACGGGGATCAAGTTGCAGCAGAACGTGACATTGGTGGTCGGTGCCATCCTCGTCGCCGCGTTGGCGCTGTTCATCGACTGGCTGGCCCGCGTCGTCGAAATCGTCGCGGCGCCAAAGGGACTCTGA